tgctccccccttccccccaactcCTCAACATAAGACTATTCCTCATCCTGCCAGCTGCCAGGGCCTCCTTTGCCCACTATGCTCAtgtattttgttgttcattttacagttgtgtcCAGCTTTTCATGACcatatttgtagttttcttggcagatagaatggagtggttggccatttccttctccagctcatttgatagatgaggaaactgaggccaacagggtcacatagctagtgaacaTGTCTtcagctagatttgaattctgtaAGATGTCTCCAGCTCTTGGAGTTGCCCCTGCAGgaaagccacctagctgtcctaccATGTATTTACTTTATTAACATTTTGTGCATATCCATATATAAACACATTGTTTCCTCTAAAggaaatgtaagcttcttgaggccatttttatttttgtgtttctaGCATCACTTACAGATGGTATCTAACCTGGCACGCagatggtgcttaataaatgcttgttgatttgatttcAAGGATCCTGCTGGAGATAATCCTGATACCAGCtcacctctctttttctttgatgtggAGAAAGGAGATGGGGGAAACCCTAGCTATATAGGAATCCTTCCAAGCCTCACCTCACTTTGCCCACTCAAAAGGTAGGTTGTTATGTTCTAGAGGCAGCCAGATGAATAAAATAGGTAACCTGGAATCTCCCTCCAGGAATTCCTAGACTTGACATAAACTCTCGACTAAAATGGCAGGATTGCCTCTGGATAGGGCTGGGGTGGGAGATGGGGTGCTCTCTTTAGTCTGACTTTTCACCGTTTTAGGTCTCACTCTTTAGAGACCTTAGTACCATCTGGGGATCATCATCTGTAATTAAATGTGAGTCACagaaacatagaatgttagagctgggagggacttgAGAAGGTAGCAAGTCAGAACTGGGAAGGATCTTAGAGAGCATCTTGCCCAGGAACTTTTAACCCCAGGACCCAAGGATGGATTTCAAGTCTGTGAatttggaggaggaaaaaaaaattatctttatttttactaatttctaactgaaattgagcatttccttcagttatgaatataggtaaccaaaaaaaaaggttctgagaaggggtccaaagACTTTACCAAAGGGGACCATGTCACAAACAAAGTTAAGAGCCCTTGGACTAGTTtaaccccttaattttttttttttaaacccttaccttccgtcttggagtcaatactgtgtattggctccaaggcagaagagtggtaagggctaggcaatgggggtcaagtgacttgcccagggtcacacagctgggaagtgtctgaggtcagatttgaacctaggacctcccgtctctaggcctagctctcaacacactgagctacccagctgcccccaaccccttaattttatagaggaaCAAAATGAGGTTTAAACAGGTTCTGTCTTCAGAGTCACATGGTTAGTAAATGAAGCAGAACAGGGACATGAATTTGGgtctttcttgactccaaatggAGGTCTGTCCTCCTGCCCCCAGCAGTTCCAGAGGAGAGGGCAGACTGAGCAGGACTAAgcttaaatgttttataaacttcCTAGCCTAGGTTGAAATCTTTTTTCTTGCCTGCCCACAGAGACAATGGCCAAGTTTGCTATGAACCAGAACCTGCCAGGTGAGAAGAATTGGGGGGAGGGATTTTTCCAAGGGGATAAAGTAGTTGGGCTGGTGAGAAAGGCAAGGAAATTCAGGCTGTCCAGGTTCTTCCAGGAAGGAGAATTGGAAAGGCGGTGGTTCAGATCTCCCCAGCAGGGAATCCCTTTTGCCCGAGATATGGGTGATCTCTGGGTTTCCTCTTCCCCTAGCCTTTGGGTCTGTTCCTATGTTTGCTCCCCAAATACTTGGGTCTGACCCCATGTCTTCTCTCTGGTCTCTAGCCCCTGACTATTAGTAGTTCTCAATCATGTGTTTCTCCCCTCCAGACCTGGGTGGCCCCTTTCTATACAGGGACCAGGATGGTGGGGTTCGAAGTCCATATTCAGTGGAGACTCCTTATGGCTTCCAGTTGGACCTGGATTTCCTGAAGTATGTGGAGGATATTGAAAGTGGGCAGGGCCTCCGAAGCAGAGCCCCTCTGCCCACTCGTCGACCCCGGGCACCCCGGCCTTCTGGTCCCCGAAGCCCTCGTAGCCCAGGACCTTGGACTTCCACAGAGTCCTTGGCCAGTGAGGATGGACGGGGGTCATCCCAGGGTCTGGGGGAGTCTGGGGGAGCCTTATCTTTGGCCCCAGCACCTCCCCTTAGCCTTGGCCtcctaccaccaccatcaccacgaACAGCCTCAGGGAGAAACCCCAGGGTGGAGAAGACACTGCTGGAGACAAGTCGTAGGCTGGCACAAGAACAGGAGCAGGCGCCTGTCGGCACAGGACTTGGCCCTGGTCTGGGCTGGAGGAGCCCACTGAGCTCTGGCAGAAGCAGCCCTGCCCCAGCTGCCAGCCCAGCCCAGCTACAGCATGTTCGGGAGCAGATGGCAGCTGCCTTACGGAGACTGCGGGAGCTGGAGGGCCAGGTGAAGTCACTCCCTGCTCTGCAGAAGCAGCTGCGGACCTTACGTGAGGAGAGGGCGCGCTTGCTACAGGCAGGGTACCAGCTAGGCCCTGAACCCGAGCTAGAGCAGGAGCTAGACTCCCCCGCTCGGCCTGGGAAACTCGCTGAGTTACGCCGGCTGACCGAAAGACTAGCCACATCAGAGAGGGGGGTCAAGGCTCGAGCTCAGGCCCATGGGTCTTCTTGTGAGACAGGGACATTAGCGGTGCCTGAAACCCGGGAAGTGGGCACATTGATGGCACCTGAGATGCAGGAGATGGGTGTGTTGGCAGCATCCGAGACCTGTGAGGCAGGCATCCTGGTCCTACCCAAGACTTGTGAAGAAGGCATGTTGGCAGTGCCCGAGACCCATGAGGCAGCCACATGGGTGACAGAAGAGCTATTAGGGGTGCGAGATGCCGCTGAACGGGAACTAGAGATGCTGAAGAGCAGTCTGGAACACCAGCGTGGGGTGAGTGCTTTCCTGCAGGAGCGACTCCAGGAGCTGGAGGCTGTTCAAGTTCTGAAGGAAGAGGAGGCACTATCCCAGTCACGACAAGAGGCTGCCACCCAGACCCCCAGCCACCTGAGCCAGGGGACCACGGCTGAGAAGGGCACACAGGCTGAGCTGGGGCCCCTGGAACCGAGCCATGGAGAGGCTGCCCCATCTGGGCAAGAGGTTCTCAGTCAAGTGCCAGCCCAACAGAGCAGGGTCGTAGCCCAGGCTGGTGAGTTTGGCCTGCTCTTGCTTTCTGCTGTATTCCTGTGGGCGCTGCCGAGTCCAACAATTATACTTTGTCTCCAGGTACCCTCAGATCCATCATGAAGAAACGAGATGGAGCAGCGGAGCCCAGCTCTGGCCCTAAAAGCCTGCAGTTTGTGGGCATCCTCAATGGAGAGTGAGACTCTAGAACCCAATGCCCTTCTAGGCTCTGGGTTCTCTCCTGGTCCCCAGTAAAGAGCCCCGGGTTTGAAGGCAGATGCCTGGATTCCAGCTCTAGCTCtgccactcactagctgtgtgactttgggaaagtcacttcccctctttggcattagcttcctcatctacaaaatgagggggtttggcCTAGCtaatctcaaaggtcccttcaaTTCTAAATCCTTTGATATCGTGTTTGATTTTCCATAGCTTAGCTCTAACTCTTTTCCTTGTTCTGGGCTATAGCTTCCTTCCATGATTCAAAAGTGGCTTTCTTGGATGGTAGTAGTTTCCTCATTACTACAGAATAGTTGACTATATTGGTCAGGAAGGTTGGGCAGGGGGAGATGCCAGGCCAGGAACACATCATATGGGATGTCTTGAGGCCATGTTTAGCTTTGAGAGTTTGGGATTCTAGAATCCTGTTTGGCACTTGGGGCCTAGTTATTTTCAGTCCCCAAAGCTTCTTTGTCTTCCTCTACCCATAAGCCTTTCTCCCAGCAGGTATGAGAGCTCCTCATCCAGTGAAGAGGAAGAGGCCAGTGATGGGGATAGTGATTCAGAACCAGGGGACCCCGAGGGCTCTTCAGATGATAGCTCCAGCTCTTCTGGCCACTCTCCACCTCATTCCCCAGGGAGCAGCTCTTCTGGTGTCCAGGACCAGTCACAGACTGCACAGGATGCCCCTGACAACCGGGAGAAGTGAGTAGGACTGAAGGGAAGAGTAAGTCAGTTTTGTTCTGTCCCTGGGAGGGTCTCCATCCTATCCAGAGTCTTGCTCTGCCTCCTTTCTATACCTTTAGGAGTCTTCCTTGTTCCTTAGGGCTCCTTTTCTTACTTGCTTCAGGTTTGAGCTGAGTCCCCGCCTGAAGGAAGCCTGCCTGGTGCTTCAGAAGCAGCTGAGCCAGCCCAGGGGCAGCCGGGACCGGGAGGGAGTAAGTTCCCAGTCCCCCAAGTCTCCTACCATCAAGACTGTATAAGCAGGGCCATGGGCAAAAATCTCCTGTCACTCTGTTTTCTATGTCTTCACAGGCTTCCTGCACTTCACGTCTGGTACAGCAGGAATGGTTTCGTGTGTCCAGCCAGAAGCACTCCCGCCCTGGTCCTGTGGCAgccctcttggcttccctgaatGCACACTCGCCAGCATTGCTGGCCCATGTGGTCAACTTGGCAGATGGCAATGGCAACTCAGCCCTGCATTACAGTGTCTCTCATTCCAATTTTGACATTGTACGCCTGCTGCTAGATACTGGTCAGTGGGGCCTGGGGCCTGGGGCCTGGATTGAGGCATGGAAAGCAGGGGTGGGAGCTGGTCAGAGGGAGTCAGTACATAAAAGAGTTGATCAGTTGACCGTGGAAGTCCAGCTCTAGCTGGAAGTCATAAGGTATTTCCACTGAATAGGAACTTAGACCCTGACCATCCTGGTTCCTGTGGAGAAAGGAGTCATCCAGGTCTGAGGAAGAAGCACAGGATTCAGGGCTAGAGACATTAGAATCAGGGCCAGAGATGGAAGTGGGAGACAGGCTAGATCTGGTCAGTGGGGCTGAGAGCTGGGATTTATTACAACTATTACTACTCATGTTACGGGAGCTTCATTCCATCAACCAgtcattctcttccctcctcgTTCCCCTTTCATTTTAAACCTTTGTCCTCTGTCTTACAATCaacactgtgtactggttccaaggctgaagagtggtaagggctaggcaatgggggttaagtgacttgcccagggtcacacagctaagaagtgtctgagtcagtcTCCTTTGAGTAGCCCATCATTTATGATGTGGAAGAGGCTTCTTGCCATTTGGAAGTCATGTCCTTGAGGATGGGAGATAAGATCTGTATAAGAGTGTAGAATCTTGGACTAGAATGTGTGTTGCGATTCAGACTGAGGCTCTTAAGAACTCAAGAGGATCTTGGATTAGCCTGAGGATGCTTGGATAAATCATATTTCTAGAGTCAGAAAGGAATCTTGGAACTTTCTAGTGTGACCCCTTTCTCCAAACAAGAATTCTCTACAATTTCCCCAAAAGGGAGCCTTCTACATCTGCTCAAATAATTCCAATGTCAGAGAGCTCACGACTAGAAGAACTGTAaaattcagaactggaaaggggcattcaattcaataagcacttattacttacctactatgtgcaagatgtTCTATGCTAAtaatacaagaacaaaaatttGTTTCTGCTGTCAAAGAGTTTACATTGTATTGGTGGAAAACATGCACCCAAAAAATTACTATGAAATTTACACCAAATTAATTCCTGGGAGAAGGTACTAGTAAATGAGGGAATGAGGACAGATTCCACAGTAGGAGGTGACATGggaactgagctttgaagaaagtgAGAGATTCTGAGAGGAGATAAAGAGGGAGGGCAGGGGAGACTCATTGAGTCTGGAAATGGAATGAGTGTCTGGGGAACCACTAATGGGCCAGGGTGACTGGATTATAGTGTGTGCAAAAGAAAATAGCCCAGGATTATGAACCTGGAAAGGTAAGTTGAAGCCTTTATGAGccaaaatttgaatttaggtcttctggtACCAAATGTAGTGCTCTCCCCCTTATATCTCTAGAGCTGAAAGATATTTGAGTAGTTTGTCTCATTGTGGGATGACTCATTGTTAGGAAATGATCAAGCCAGATTCTGACTGTAATTGCCACCCTCTGGGGCTAAGCAGAAGGAGGcttattccttcttcttttttttaaactctcacctttcatcttagaatcaatactgtgtattggttccaaggcggaagaaaggtaagggccaggcaatgggagttaagtggcttgtccagggtcacacagctaggaagtgtctgaggtcacatttgaacctaggacttcccatctctaggcctggcttcaatccatggagctacccagctgtcccctattcCTCTTCTTTAGGACAGTCCTTCAGCTACTGAAAGAAAGCAATGAGTCTGAGGCCTTTAGGACTAACTTTTAGTGGTGAAGCATCCTTACTAACTTAATAACTTACCTAAGTTATTTTTTCTTGGGCTTCATGGACCTCAGTGGGAAGAGGGACAGAGTCTATTCCTGTTATCAGGGTTTAGTGAACACTTCCTATTTGTACTTCTTTCTAGCACTGTACACTCACATATGCTTAGTGCCGTCTCCCCAAATTGAAGAGGCTTCATTCCTTTAGTTTGTTCCCATCTCTAATCTCCCAGGACTACATCCAGTCCTTTCTCTAGATCACTTAGGTCTCCCCTGGAGGGCAGGACCAGATCCACTATAATGCCTCTTCCAGGTATGAAATGGATACCCCagagtctagaaatgggagggtAGGAtgtagagctaaaagggacccaTCCAGGTTGCTTAGACCAATTCCCAACCTCCCCAATGTA
This sequence is a window from Monodelphis domestica isolate mMonDom1 chromosome 3, mMonDom1.pri, whole genome shotgun sequence. Protein-coding genes within it:
- the KANK3 gene encoding KN motif and ankyrin repeat domain-containing protein 3 isoform X2 is translated as MAKFAMNQNLPDLGGPFLYRDQDGGVRSPYSVETPYGFQLDLDFLKYVEDIESGQGLRSRAPLPTRRPRAPRPSGPRSPRSPGPWTSTESLASEDGRGSSQGLGESGGALSLAPAPPLSLGLLPPPSPRTASGRNPRVEKTLLETSRRLAQEQEQAPVGTGLGPGLGWRSPLSSGRSSPAPAASPAQLQHVREQMAAALRRLRELEGQVKSLPALQKQLRTLREERARLLQAGYQLGPEPELEQELDSPARPGKLAELRRLTERLATSERGVKARAQAHGSSCETGTLAVPETREVGTLMAPEMQEMGVLAASETCEAGILVLPKTCEEGMLAVPETHEAATWVTEELLGVRDAAERELEMLKSSLEHQRGVSAFLQERLQELEAVQVLKEEEALSQSRQEAATQTPSHLSQGTTAEKGTQAELGPLEPSHGEAAPSGQEVLSQVPAQQSRVVAQAGTLRSIMKKRDGAAEPSSGPKSLQFVGILNGEYESSSSSEEEEASDGDSDSEPGDPEGSSDDSSSSSGHSPPHSPGSSSSGVQDQSQTAQDAPDNREKFELSPRLKEACLVLQKQLSQPRGSRDREGASCTSRLVQQEWFRVSSQKHSRPGPVAALLASLNAHSPALLAHVVNLADGNGNSALHYSVSHSNFDIVRLLLDTGVCEVDHQNRAGYTALMLAALASVDGDDDMDVIRRLFSLGNVNAKASQAGQTALMLAVSHGRQDMVAALLACGADVNLQDEEGSTALMCASEHGRVEMVKLLLAEPTCDQAVLDNEGTSALAIALEAGQEEVAALLHAHLSSAKSGPLTPPASPDSENSNTDDNCCENKDAGPM
- the KANK3 gene encoding KN motif and ankyrin repeat domain-containing protein 3 isoform X1, whose translation is MAKFAMNQNLPDLGGPFLYRDQDGGVRSPYSVETPYGFQLDLDFLKYVEDIESGQGLRSRAPLPTRRPRAPRPSGPRSPRSPGPWTSTESLASEDGRGSSQGLGESGGALSLAPAPPLSLGLLPPPSPRTASGRNPRVEKTLLETSRRLAQEQEQAPVGTGLGPGLGWRSPLSSGRSSPAPAASPAQLQHVREQMAAALRRLRELEGQVKSLPALQKQLRTLREERARLLQAGYQLGPEPELEQELDSPARPGKLAELRRLTERLATSERGVKARAQAHGSSCETGTLAVPETREVGTLMAPEMQEMGVLAASETCEAGILVLPKTCEEGMLAVPETHEAATWVTEELLGVRDAAERELEMLKSSLEHQRGVSAFLQERLQELEAVQVLKEEEALSQSRQEAATQTPSHLSQGTTAEKGTQAELGPLEPSHGEAAPSGQEVLSQVPAQQSRVVAQAGTLRSIMKKRDGAAEPSSGPKSLQFVGILNGDRYESSSSSEEEEASDGDSDSEPGDPEGSSDDSSSSSGHSPPHSPGSSSSGVQDQSQTAQDAPDNREKFELSPRLKEACLVLQKQLSQPRGSRDREGASCTSRLVQQEWFRVSSQKHSRPGPVAALLASLNAHSPALLAHVVNLADGNGNSALHYSVSHSNFDIVRLLLDTGVCEVDHQNRAGYTALMLAALASVDGDDDMDVIRRLFSLGNVNAKASQAGQTALMLAVSHGRQDMVAALLACGADVNLQDEEGSTALMCASEHGRVEMVKLLLAEPTCDQAVLDNEGTSALAIALEAGQEEVAALLHAHLSSAKSGPLTPPASPDSENSNTDDNCCENKDAGPM